Proteins from one Anopheles nili chromosome 2, idAnoNiliSN_F5_01, whole genome shotgun sequence genomic window:
- the LOC128730264 gene encoding protein argonaute-2 isoform X1 translates to MSTERELTPGSTQQLHPLSYSDMATHIQLNGIMGKSFNESPWTSSPPRPPSPSQSQTSFDTLSPPPAGATVNPTTVATTTGTQGSQPLGVVPATPPAPPDLPVFTCPRRPNLGREGRPIVLRANHFQITMPRGFVHHYDINIQPDKCPRKVNREIIETMVHAYSKMFGALKPVFDGRNNLYTRDLLPIGNDRVELEVTLPGEGKDRVFRVTIKWVAQVSLFNLEEALEGRTRQIPYDAILALDVVMRHLPSMTYTPVGRSFFSSPDGYYHPLGGGREVWFGFHQSVRPSQWKMMLNIDVSATAFYKAQPVIEFMCEVLDIRDINEQRKPLTDSQRVKFTKEIKGLKIEITHCGTMRRKYRVCNVTRRPAQMQSFPLQLENGQTVECTVAKYFLDKYKMKLRYPHLPCLQVGQEHKHTYLPLEVCNIVAGQRCIKKLTDMQTSTMIKATARSAPDREREINNLVRRADFNNDAYVQEFGLTISNNMMEVRGRVLPPPKLQYGGRVSSMSGQLLSGPQNKVSLALPNQGVWDMRGKQFFTGVEIRVWAIACFAPQRTVREDALRNFTQQLQKISNDAGMPIIGQPCFCKYATGPDQVEPMFRYLKSTFSHLQLVVVVLPGKTPVYAEVKRVGDTVLGMATQCVQAKNVNKTSPQTLSNLCLKINVKLGGINSILVPSIRPKVFDEPVIFLGADVTHPPAGDNKKPSIAAVVGSMDAHPSRYAATVRVQQHRQEIIQELSSMVRELLIMFYKSTGGFKPHRIILYRDGVSEGQFPHVLQHELTAIREACIKLEADYKPGITFIVVQKRHHTRLFCADKKEQSGKSGNIPAGTTVDVGITHPTEFDFYLCSHQGIQGTSRPSHYHVLWDDNHFESDELQCLTYQLCHTYVRCTRSVSIPAPAYYAHLVAFRARYHLVEKEHDSGEGSHQSGCSEDRTPGAMARAITVHADTKKVMYFA, encoded by the exons ATGTCAACGGAAAGGGAACTAACTCCCGGATCGACGCAGCAATTGCATCCTCTGTCATACTCGGATATGGCCACACATATCCAACTGAACGGAATAATGGGAAAATCGTTTAATG AATCACCATGGACTTCTTCGCCGCCAAGGCCTCCAAGTCCGTCTCAGTCGCAGACCAGCTTCGATACACTTTCAC caccaccagccgGTGCGACGGTCAACCCGACCACGGTGGCAACGACAACGGGAACCCAAGGTTCCCAGCCTCTCGGTGTTGTTCCGGCCACACCACCGGCACCCCCAGACCTACCGGTGTTCACATGTCCGCGCCGGCCCAACTTGGGTCGCGAAGGACGACCGATCGTGCTGCGGGCGAACCATTTCCAGATCACGATGCCCCGTGGCTTCGTGCATCACTACGATATTAACATCCAGCCGGACAAATGTCCCCGAAAGGTGAACCGCGAGATCATCGAAACGATGGTGCACGCGTACAGCAAGATGTTTGGTGCCCTGAAGCCCGTCTTTGACGGACGCAATAACTTGTACACGCGCGATCTGCTCCCGATCGGAAATGATCGCGTCGAGCTCGAAGTGACACTTCCTGGTGAGGGTAAGGATCGTGTTTTCCGCGTCACAATCAAATGGGTGGCGCAGGTGTCGCTGTTCAACCTGGAGGAAGCGCTCGAAGGACGCACCAGACAAATCCCGTACGATGCGATCCTTGCGCTGGACGTGGTGATGCGCCATCTACCAAGCATGACGTACACACCTGTCGGTAGAAGCTTCTTCAGTTCTCCAGATGG GTACTATCATCCCCTCGGAGGAGGTCGTGAGGTTTGGTTCGGTTTCCATCAAAGCGTCCGACCGTCGCAGTGGAAAATGATGCTAAACATTGACG TGTCGGCCACCGCATTCTACAAAGCGCAACCGGTGATTGAGTTCATGTGCGAGGTGCTGGACATCAGGGATATCAACGAACAACGCAAACCACTGACCGATTCGCAACGCGTGAAGTTCACGAAGGAAATTAAGGGGCTTAAGATCGAAATTACCCACTGTGGTACGATGCGACGAAAGTACCGCGTCTGCAACGTGACGCGAAGACCCGCACAAATGCAATC CTTCCCGTTGCAGCTGGAAAACGGCCAGACGGTCGAATGTACGGTGGCCAAATACTTCCTGGACAAGTATAAGATGAAGCTACGCTATCCGCATCTGCCGTGTCTTCAGGTGGGTCAGGAGCATAAACACACGTACCTCCCGCTAGAGGTATGCAACATTGTTGCCGGTCAGCGGTGCATCAAGAAGCTGACAGATATGCAGACGTCTACCATGATTAAGGCGACGGCTCGATCAGCTCCAGATCG GGAGCGAGAAATTAACAATCTAGTGCGACGGGCTGATTTCAACAACGACGCGTATGTGCAGGAATTCGGTTTGACCATTTCCAACAACATGATGGAAGTTCGAGGTCGGGTCCTTCCGCCACCTAAGCTCCAGTATGGAGGCCGCGTTTCCAGCATGAGTGGACAA TTACTCTCCGGTCCACAGAATAAGGTGAGCTTAGCATTACCAAACCAAGGGGTTTGGGATATGCGAGGCAAACAATTTTTCACTGGCGTCGAGATTCGCGTGTGGGCTATTGCCTGCTTTGCGCCCCAGCGCACGGTACGGGAGGATGCATTGCGGAACTTCACCCAGCAGCTGCAGAAGATATCCAACGACGCTGGCATGCCGATCATTGGACAGCCTTGCTTCTGCAAATACGCTACCGGGCCGGATCAAGTGGAACCGATGTTCAGATATCTGAAGAGCACCTTCAGCCACTTGCAGCTCGTCGTTGTGGTCCTGCCCGGCAAAACACCCGTTTACG CCGAAGTGAAGCGCGTTGGCGATACAGTGCTGGGAATGGCTACACAATGCGTGCAAGCAAAGAACGTGAACAAAACTTCCCCACAGACGCTGTCCAATCTCTGCTTGAAGATCAACGTGAAGCTGGGTGGAATTAACTCGATCCTGGTGCCATCGATCAGACCAAAG GTATTCGACGAGCCCGTCATTTTCCTCGGTGCAGACGTGACACATCCTCCGGCTGGCGATAACAAGAAACCCTCGATAGCTGCCGTCGTTGGGTCGATGGATGCGCATCCGTCGCGGTACGCGGCAACGGTGCGCGTGCAACAGCACCGACAGGAAATAATTCAGGAGCTGAGCAGCATGGTGCGTGAGCTGCTGATCATGTTCTACAAATCGACCGGTGGATTCAAACCGCACCGCATCATACTGTACCGTGATGGCGTTTCGGAGGGTCAATTCCCGCATGTGCTGCAGCACGAGCTGACGGCGATCCGTGAAGCGTGCATAAAGCTTGAGGCGGACTACAAGCCCGGCATAACATTCATCGTGGTGCAGAAGCGCCATCACACGAGGCTGTTCTGTGCGGACAAGAAGGAACAGAGCGGCAAGTCGGGCAACATTCCAGCCGGTACGACCGTGGACGTAGGCATTACGCATCCGACCGAGTTCGACTTTTATCTCTGCAGTCACCAGGGTATTCAG GGCACGAGTCGTCCGTCACATTATCACGTTCTCTGGGATGACAATCACTTTGAATCGGACGAGCTGCAGTGCCTCACGTACCAGCTGTGCCACACGTACGTCCGGTGTACTCGATCCGTTTCCATTCCAGCTCCTGCCTACTACGCACATTTGGTCGCATTTAGGGCGAG GTATCACTTAGTGGAGAAGGAGCACGATTCCGGCGAAGGATCTCATCAGAGTGGCTGTTCCGAGGATAGAACGCCGGGTGCGATGGCTCGTGCCATTACCGTACACGCCGATACCAAAAAGGTTATGTACTTCGCCTAA
- the LOC128730265 gene encoding uncharacterized protein LOC128730265 produces the protein MSIKVGGAFRRSGGIVSAIGKQLKLVNLKAVKRITVSFDPFHENAIPTREFLHHLSAPKISQTNPSCVLKTEVFCDRRPPSVIFQLIPSVQAEANLKNIEFNSENLSTLELLKLCNKHVSTLAPKEIAASVAKTKSEKKAGGGAGGKRR, from the exons ATGTCCATCAAAGtcggtggagcttttcgcCGGTCAGGTGGCATCGTGTCGGCCATAGGAAAGCAGCTAAAACTGGTCAACCTGAAGGCGGTGAAGCGAATCACGGTTTCCTTCGATCCATTCCACGAGAATGCCATTCCGACGAG GGaatttttgcatcatttatcTGCCCCAAAAATATCCCAAACCAACCCCTCCTGCGTACTTAAGACGGAAGTGTTCTGCGACCGAAGGCCACCCTCCGTTATCTTTCAACTAATACCATCGGTACAAG CCGAAGCTAACCTTAAAAATATAGAATTTAACAGCGAAAACTTGTCCACGCTCGAGCTGCTGAAGCTGTGTAACAAGCACGTGAGCACTCTGGCACCGAAGGAAATAGCGGCCAGTGTAGCGAAGACCAAATCTGAAAAGAAGGCCGGAGGTGGAGCGGGCGGAAAG
- the LOC128729019 gene encoding lipase 1-like, whose protein sequence is MLAKLWFSMQGLLLVEVFLLSLALVTAINGTQDKVEIGASEKPTPPPVTLWRRPRIEYDRDLVIELIEGADYPIEKHVLTTSDGYILKLHRIPDPVQFRSTEQAADPDEEQLLRFGPKKTFRGTVLLVPGLFSTAADFVVTGPENGLAFVLADAGYDVWLANVRGSRFSRKNIRLNVAQSEFWDFSFHEIGTIDLAATIDYIMRETNAPKIFFVGHNQGMTDLFVLLSSKPRYNRKIHHAVGLASIAYLGTTENRAVQRAAELTDNIYATLTALNIHEVKPSPDIVRLLSSTVCSGETNELCAEMLRGLFGSTVDRSRNLLPNIVDDLLTSISTRQLIHIGQLMQTKKFQQFDYRNYFTNMQKYNQGKPPEYNLSRVLLPVSLFHGTKDFITSTKDALRLKEELRNVKNYIEIPDMNHIDFVYSDKLYGQVNSKIVEIFNRH, encoded by the exons ATGCTCGCCAAGTTGTGGTTTTCCATGCAGGgattgctgctggtggaagtTTTCCTTCTCAGTTTGGCCCTCGTCACCGCCATCAATGGGACACAGGATAAGGTCGAGATTGGGGCGtcggaaaagcccacccctCCACCGGTCACGCTGTGGAGAAGACCGCGGATCGAGTACGATCGAGATTTGGTG ATCGAACTCATCGAGGGCGCTGACTACCCGATCGAGAAGCACGTGCTCACAACATCGGATGGTTACATTCTGAAGCTGCATCGTATCCCAGATCCGGTGCAGTTCCGCAGCACCGAACAAGCAGCCGATCCTGACGAAGAGCAACTGTTGCGGTTCGGTCCCAAAAAGACATTCCGCGGCACGGTGCTGCTAGTGCCGGGATTGTTCTCGACAGCGGCCGACTTTGTCGTCACGGGGCCAGAAAACGGACTAGCTTTCGTGCTAGCGGACGCCGGGTATGACGTGTGGTTAGCGAACGTACGTGGGTCACGCTTTTCCCGGAAAAACATTCGCCTGAACGTGGCGCAGAGCGAGTTTTGGGATTTCAG CTTTCATGAAATCGGAACAATCGACCTCGCGGCCACCATCGACTACATCATGCGAGAAACGAACGCCCCTAAGATCTTCTTCGTCGGCCACAACCAGGGCATGACGGACCTGTTCGTGTTGCTGTCCAGCAAACCACGCTACAATCGCAAAATCCACCATGCGGTTGGGCTTGCCTCGATAGCCTACCTTGGCACCACGGAAAACCGAGCCGTCCAACGGGCCGCAGAGCTGACGGACAACATCTACGCCACCTTGACCGCGCTCAACATCCACGAGGTCAAACCGTCACCGGACATTGTGCGTCTGCTGAGCAGCACCGTGTGCTCGGGCGAAACCAACGAGCTGTGTGCGGAAATGTTACGTGGTCTTTTCGGTTCTACTGTTGACCGATCGCGCAATCTGCTACCCAACATTGTGGACGATCTGTTGACCAGCATTTCAACTCGCCAGCTCATCCACATTGGACAGCTCATGCAAACGA AAAAATTCCAACAATTCGACTATCGCAACTACTTCACCAATATGCAGAAGTACAACCAGGGCAAACCACCCGAGTACAACCTGTCGCGTGTGTTGCTCCCTGTCTCGTTGTTTCACGGTACGAAGGATTTCATCACATCCACTAAG GACGCGCTCAGGctaaaggaggagctaagaaatgtgaaaaactACATCGAAATCCCGGACATGAACCACATTGACTTCGTCTACTCAGACAAACTGTACGGGCAGGTGAACAGCAAAATCGTCGAAATATTCAACAGGCATTAG
- the LOC128730264 gene encoding protein argonaute-2 isoform X2 — protein MYPVGQQSPWTSSPPRPPSPSQSQTSFDTLSPPPAGATVNPTTVATTTGTQGSQPLGVVPATPPAPPDLPVFTCPRRPNLGREGRPIVLRANHFQITMPRGFVHHYDINIQPDKCPRKVNREIIETMVHAYSKMFGALKPVFDGRNNLYTRDLLPIGNDRVELEVTLPGEGKDRVFRVTIKWVAQVSLFNLEEALEGRTRQIPYDAILALDVVMRHLPSMTYTPVGRSFFSSPDGYYHPLGGGREVWFGFHQSVRPSQWKMMLNIDVSATAFYKAQPVIEFMCEVLDIRDINEQRKPLTDSQRVKFTKEIKGLKIEITHCGTMRRKYRVCNVTRRPAQMQSFPLQLENGQTVECTVAKYFLDKYKMKLRYPHLPCLQVGQEHKHTYLPLEVCNIVAGQRCIKKLTDMQTSTMIKATARSAPDREREINNLVRRADFNNDAYVQEFGLTISNNMMEVRGRVLPPPKLQYGGRVSSMSGQLLSGPQNKVSLALPNQGVWDMRGKQFFTGVEIRVWAIACFAPQRTVREDALRNFTQQLQKISNDAGMPIIGQPCFCKYATGPDQVEPMFRYLKSTFSHLQLVVVVLPGKTPVYAEVKRVGDTVLGMATQCVQAKNVNKTSPQTLSNLCLKINVKLGGINSILVPSIRPKVFDEPVIFLGADVTHPPAGDNKKPSIAAVVGSMDAHPSRYAATVRVQQHRQEIIQELSSMVRELLIMFYKSTGGFKPHRIILYRDGVSEGQFPHVLQHELTAIREACIKLEADYKPGITFIVVQKRHHTRLFCADKKEQSGKSGNIPAGTTVDVGITHPTEFDFYLCSHQGIQGTSRPSHYHVLWDDNHFESDELQCLTYQLCHTYVRCTRSVSIPAPAYYAHLVAFRARYHLVEKEHDSGEGSHQSGCSEDRTPGAMARAITVHADTKKVMYFA, from the exons ATGTATCCAGTAGGCCAAC AATCACCATGGACTTCTTCGCCGCCAAGGCCTCCAAGTCCGTCTCAGTCGCAGACCAGCTTCGATACACTTTCAC caccaccagccgGTGCGACGGTCAACCCGACCACGGTGGCAACGACAACGGGAACCCAAGGTTCCCAGCCTCTCGGTGTTGTTCCGGCCACACCACCGGCACCCCCAGACCTACCGGTGTTCACATGTCCGCGCCGGCCCAACTTGGGTCGCGAAGGACGACCGATCGTGCTGCGGGCGAACCATTTCCAGATCACGATGCCCCGTGGCTTCGTGCATCACTACGATATTAACATCCAGCCGGACAAATGTCCCCGAAAGGTGAACCGCGAGATCATCGAAACGATGGTGCACGCGTACAGCAAGATGTTTGGTGCCCTGAAGCCCGTCTTTGACGGACGCAATAACTTGTACACGCGCGATCTGCTCCCGATCGGAAATGATCGCGTCGAGCTCGAAGTGACACTTCCTGGTGAGGGTAAGGATCGTGTTTTCCGCGTCACAATCAAATGGGTGGCGCAGGTGTCGCTGTTCAACCTGGAGGAAGCGCTCGAAGGACGCACCAGACAAATCCCGTACGATGCGATCCTTGCGCTGGACGTGGTGATGCGCCATCTACCAAGCATGACGTACACACCTGTCGGTAGAAGCTTCTTCAGTTCTCCAGATGG GTACTATCATCCCCTCGGAGGAGGTCGTGAGGTTTGGTTCGGTTTCCATCAAAGCGTCCGACCGTCGCAGTGGAAAATGATGCTAAACATTGACG TGTCGGCCACCGCATTCTACAAAGCGCAACCGGTGATTGAGTTCATGTGCGAGGTGCTGGACATCAGGGATATCAACGAACAACGCAAACCACTGACCGATTCGCAACGCGTGAAGTTCACGAAGGAAATTAAGGGGCTTAAGATCGAAATTACCCACTGTGGTACGATGCGACGAAAGTACCGCGTCTGCAACGTGACGCGAAGACCCGCACAAATGCAATC CTTCCCGTTGCAGCTGGAAAACGGCCAGACGGTCGAATGTACGGTGGCCAAATACTTCCTGGACAAGTATAAGATGAAGCTACGCTATCCGCATCTGCCGTGTCTTCAGGTGGGTCAGGAGCATAAACACACGTACCTCCCGCTAGAGGTATGCAACATTGTTGCCGGTCAGCGGTGCATCAAGAAGCTGACAGATATGCAGACGTCTACCATGATTAAGGCGACGGCTCGATCAGCTCCAGATCG GGAGCGAGAAATTAACAATCTAGTGCGACGGGCTGATTTCAACAACGACGCGTATGTGCAGGAATTCGGTTTGACCATTTCCAACAACATGATGGAAGTTCGAGGTCGGGTCCTTCCGCCACCTAAGCTCCAGTATGGAGGCCGCGTTTCCAGCATGAGTGGACAA TTACTCTCCGGTCCACAGAATAAGGTGAGCTTAGCATTACCAAACCAAGGGGTTTGGGATATGCGAGGCAAACAATTTTTCACTGGCGTCGAGATTCGCGTGTGGGCTATTGCCTGCTTTGCGCCCCAGCGCACGGTACGGGAGGATGCATTGCGGAACTTCACCCAGCAGCTGCAGAAGATATCCAACGACGCTGGCATGCCGATCATTGGACAGCCTTGCTTCTGCAAATACGCTACCGGGCCGGATCAAGTGGAACCGATGTTCAGATATCTGAAGAGCACCTTCAGCCACTTGCAGCTCGTCGTTGTGGTCCTGCCCGGCAAAACACCCGTTTACG CCGAAGTGAAGCGCGTTGGCGATACAGTGCTGGGAATGGCTACACAATGCGTGCAAGCAAAGAACGTGAACAAAACTTCCCCACAGACGCTGTCCAATCTCTGCTTGAAGATCAACGTGAAGCTGGGTGGAATTAACTCGATCCTGGTGCCATCGATCAGACCAAAG GTATTCGACGAGCCCGTCATTTTCCTCGGTGCAGACGTGACACATCCTCCGGCTGGCGATAACAAGAAACCCTCGATAGCTGCCGTCGTTGGGTCGATGGATGCGCATCCGTCGCGGTACGCGGCAACGGTGCGCGTGCAACAGCACCGACAGGAAATAATTCAGGAGCTGAGCAGCATGGTGCGTGAGCTGCTGATCATGTTCTACAAATCGACCGGTGGATTCAAACCGCACCGCATCATACTGTACCGTGATGGCGTTTCGGAGGGTCAATTCCCGCATGTGCTGCAGCACGAGCTGACGGCGATCCGTGAAGCGTGCATAAAGCTTGAGGCGGACTACAAGCCCGGCATAACATTCATCGTGGTGCAGAAGCGCCATCACACGAGGCTGTTCTGTGCGGACAAGAAGGAACAGAGCGGCAAGTCGGGCAACATTCCAGCCGGTACGACCGTGGACGTAGGCATTACGCATCCGACCGAGTTCGACTTTTATCTCTGCAGTCACCAGGGTATTCAG GGCACGAGTCGTCCGTCACATTATCACGTTCTCTGGGATGACAATCACTTTGAATCGGACGAGCTGCAGTGCCTCACGTACCAGCTGTGCCACACGTACGTCCGGTGTACTCGATCCGTTTCCATTCCAGCTCCTGCCTACTACGCACATTTGGTCGCATTTAGGGCGAG GTATCACTTAGTGGAGAAGGAGCACGATTCCGGCGAAGGATCTCATCAGAGTGGCTGTTCCGAGGATAGAACGCCGGGTGCGATGGCTCGTGCCATTACCGTACACGCCGATACCAAAAAGGTTATGTACTTCGCCTAA